Proteins found in one Triticum urartu cultivar G1812 chromosome 4, Tu2.1, whole genome shotgun sequence genomic segment:
- the LOC125551821 gene encoding serine/threonine-protein kinase AtPK2/AtPK19-like — MVSSEIPSVTTTHTQRPKLFTGMILLPKGPPDVVLPENVEFDFNDVFGATAVQTPTEVSILTPGSPAPLAESNEEVYNDPVVITKRSHSLVGPTSLVSQSLPLSKLTLHESESSLDLLECLSKEKKSGQGSLSDEELNDTTKENEAVGLDDFELLKLVGQGAFGKVYQVRRKCTSDIYAMKVMRKDKILEKNHAEYMKAERDILTKVDHPFVVQLRYSFQTKYRLYLVLDFVNGGHLFFQLYQQGLFREELARIYTAEIVSAVAHLHANGIMHRDLKPENILLDAHGHAMLTDFGLAKEFDENTRSNSMCGTVEYMAPEIVQGRGHDKAADWWSVGILLFEMLTGKPPFFGGNRDKIQQKIVKEKMKLPTYLSSEVHSLLKGLLHKEAGRRLGSGPGGSDEIKNHKWFKAVNWKKLEARQIKPSFCPNVAGQTCIANFDECWTSMPVLDSPVASPVAADSNFVGFSYVRPEPFLQKPSPLG; from the exons ATGGTTTCCTCTGAGATACCTTCAGTTACAACAACCCATACACAACGCCCCAAGCTCTTTACAGGGATGATACTTCTGCCAAAAGGGCCTCCAGATGTTGTCCTTCCTGAAAATGTTGAGTTTGATTTTAACGATGTTTTTGGTGCTACGGCGGTCCAGACCCCCACAGAAGTAAGCATTCTCACTCCAGGCAGCCCTGCACCTTTGGCCGAGTCGAATGAGGAGGTTTACAATGACCCTGTAGTCATTACCAAGCGATCTCATTCTCTTGTTGGCCCAACTTCACTTGTTAGCCAATCCTTGCCACTTAGTAAGCTTACTCTACATGAGTCCGAGAGCTCATTAGATCTGCTAGAGTGTCTTTCTAAAGAAAAGAAAAGTGGCCAGGGGAGTCTTAGTGATGAAGAGCTCAATGATACAACAAAGGAGAATGAGGCTGTTGGACTCGATGACTTTGAACTCTTGAAGCTTGTTGGCCAAGGGGCATTTGGCAAAGTCTATCAGGTGAGAAGGAAGTGTACTTCAGATATCTATGCAATGAAAGTCATGAGGAAAGACAAGATTTTGGAGAAGAACCATGCTGAGTACATGAAAGCAGAGAGAGATATACTGACAAAAGTTGATCATCCTTTTGTGGTGCAGCTGCGGTACTCCTTTCAG ACTAAGTACCGACTTTATCTAGTCTTGGACTTTGTAAATGGGGGCCATCTCTTCTTTCAGCTTTACCAACAAGGCTTGTTTAG GGAGGAGCTTGCACGCATCTATACTGCTGAAATTGTATCTGCTGTAGCCCACCTTCATGCCAATGGGATTATGCATAGAGATCTGAAGCCTGAGAACATCTTATTGGACGCTCATGGCCAT GCCATGCTAACTGATTTTGGCCTGGCAAAGGAGTTTGATGAGAACACTAGGTCAAATTCAATGTGCGGCACTGTGGAGTATATGGCCCCAGAAATTGTTCAGGGCAGAGGTCATGATAAAGCTGCAGACTGGTGGAGTGTGGGGATCCTTCTTTTCGAAATGCTTACGGGCAAG CCCCCATTTTTTGGTGGAAACAGGGACAAGATTCAGCAGAAGATAGTGAAGGAGAAGATGAAGCTTCCGACGTATTTGTCTAGTGAGGTTCACTCTCTGCTGAAAGGG TTACTGCACAAAGAAGCTGGCAGGCGACTTGGAAGTGGACCGGGCGGCAGTGACGAAATAAAGAACCACAAGTGGTTCAAGGCAGTGAACTGGAAGAAACTAGAGGCTCGACAGATCAAGCCAAGCTTCTGCCCAAATGTTGCTGGGCAGACCTGCATTGCAAACTTTGACGAGTGCTGGACGAGTATGCCGGTGCTGGACTCTCCCGTGGCCAGCCCTGTTGCTGCAGATAGCAACTTCGTGGGGTTCAGTTACGTGCGGCCGGAGCCATTCCTTCAAAAGCCGAGTCCTCTAGGCTAA